The Eschrichtius robustus isolate mEscRob2 chromosome 5, mEscRob2.pri, whole genome shotgun sequence DNA window GCAACAGTTACTGAACAGCCTACTCTATTAAAAAGcacatgcagggcttccctggtggcgcagtggttaagaatccgcctgccaatgcaggggacacgggttcgagccctgatcccacatgccgcggagcaactaagcccatgcgccacaactactgagcctgcactctagagcccacaagccataactactgaccccacgtgccacaactactgaagcccgcgcacctagagcccgtgctctgcaacaagagaagccactgcaatgagaagcccgctcactgcaacgaagagtagcccctgctactCTTCCCTGCTAGtttctcgccgcaactagagaaaggctgcgtgcagcaacgaagacccaatgcagccaaaaataaattaattaattaattaaaaataaaaagcatatgcaCGTACACtgtttcttaattttcaaaaacCTTATGTGGTGTAGATGTTGCTGTTCCTATTCTGCAAGATGGGAATTATTCTAAGCCCCAGATTTTTCTGTTGTGCCACACCACCTCCTATTCAAACTCAGCTACAAAAATAGAGAAGTGGTTATCATTTTGACAGTATGGTAATTAAAATAGCTAACTATGATTGCTGATTTGACCTTTGCCTTTATTTCCTGTTCTCTAGAGCTCTGCGGTATTTAATGGGGCCCAGAATGGTGTGTCTCAGTTAATCCAAAGGGAGTTCCAGACCAGTGCAGTCAGCAGAGACATTGATACTGCGGCCAAATTTATAGGTGCAGGTGCTGCAACAGTAGGAGTGGCCGGTTCTGGTGCTGGTATTGGCACAGTCTTCGGCAGCCTCATCATTGGTTACGCCAGGTAATTCCTGTTGCCGAATAAACTAGTTTAAAAACATGCTTGAAATAATTGGAAACTTAGAAAACTAGTGAAATAATCATAGCTACTTTGTATTAAGTGCTTGTCTGTGTCTTGCATTATATTTTGAGGTCTTTGCATGCAATTATCTCACTGCTCCCAACACGCCTTGGAGAAACACTCGTTTACCTGTGAAGGACTAGGGACACAGAGGTTATACTGCTTGCCCAAAGTCAAAGCCAGtgtcagaaaataaattttaactcaCTTTGACTTCAGAGTCTGCactctttaatttttaagttgTAGTGGGAATATAATTAAGAGAGctcatgctttaaaaatatcagcttccattttattatttaagacCTTATTTTTAAACTATCAAATCTTAAAAAGTATAGAACATACTTTCACGGGGATGAGAAGAATGTCAGAATCCCTCAAAATGGATGAAGACTATTTATATTGATATAAGACTATTTATATTGATATAAGACTATTTATATTGATATAGAGAGACAGcgcctccctctccccatatGATTAGGAATGAGGAGAAAGGAATGTCAAAGGCAGAACCAAAAGAGATCTAGGCAAAACACTGTTCCGGTACTTTCCAATTTACAAAGATCCTCACGCTAGTAATCTGGTTCTTGAACATTTACCAACCAtgttaaaattcaaataatatttcaaagtaaCAATGATATGTGTTGTCTCTTTTAGAAACCCTTCGCTGAAACAGCAGCTGTTCTCATATGCTATCCTGGGATTTGCCTTGTCTGAAGCTATGGGTCTCTTTTGTTTGATGGTTGCTTTCTTGATTTTGTTTGCCATGTAACAGAAATTACTGCTTGAAATGTTGGCATTCATGTTAATTACGGATGTAATTCTGTGTATCTTACTGTGACTCCAAAAACTGTAGCATTGGTGTCATGAAAATGTACGTTATTTCCAAAGTCATTTCATTAAAgatgaaaactttaatttttGCTGTGATTTGTACTTACCTAAATTTAAATTTAGATCATCACAAAGAAGAACATGTATTCAGGCAGAGGCTGTACAAGTCAGAGGAAACTACTGCAGTTGCCCTGGTGATGGAAAAGATCCTAATGTAATTTTTATGAGAATTCTTTTATACAGTGTTCTGAACATTGTAAATTATAGGGCTTTTGTTTATTCATGTAAAGGGGGAATGTTTGAGTGCTTTGAGCTTCTATGAAATATGATTAATTAAATCAAGAGATTAATTACTCAAgatggttttgtgtttttaaggGCTAATGTGAATTACAATACTTGGAAGCAGAATCACCTTCCAGGACTAACCTGGCTGGTCTTACACAGCTGGATCAAAAAATAAATCATGTTGGGTTTTTAGGAATTGAAGCCTTATTAAATGGGTGTTGGGCTTAGGGaggtgatttttacttttcagtaGGTCTCACGTTAAGCAGTTGTGTGTCTATAGTGAATCTTATCTGTCTTCTAAGAAGAAACTCAATCTAACTAGCAGCTAGTTTCTTGCTTAAACAAGGCTCTCATTAAAAACCAAATATCAAAAAGTAaactgaatttaaatttaaaaccaaaagttgctaaagcagtgcttatCTTTGATACCAACAAATGTTTATAATAGCAGTCTTGGGAATGACAATTGGTTCAATAGTATTCTGTTTATAATACTACGTGTTGCTTATTGGTCAAATTTTGCCTATTAAAATGAAGAAAGGGGTGCTACTATAGAAAGACTGAGCTTTACCCCTAGCAAATATATTGTACCATTACATCATTTGTCATCACAGTTTCAGGGTTTCTATAAAAGGTTAGGATGACTGTTGGAAAGCTTCATTTTACTCCTTTAATCCCTTCTGCCTAATTTGATTTCAGTTGAGAAAGAGCCATCAGCTACAAGTGTTTGTCAAAGTGCAGTGGGAAGACCCATctccatcagaatcacctaggatGTCTAAAGTACAAATCCCTAggctccagacctactgaattagagtCTTTGGCCTTGAAACTCAgccatctgcatttttaaaaaggtttctcAGGTAATTTTTGTGCACATTATTTGAGAATCACTAACTTATCTGTATCCTTCCCACTCTCtataaaagtgtcaaaaacaCTGAAGAGCTAGAGCTACTACCACTTTCTGGTTGGTTAATCACCTAGTCTGTGTTACATAATGTCCTGGAACCTTCACTATTTTCTTAAATAGTACTACTCAGTATTTGAATTTAGCAATGTAAAGAAGTACTACATGTattatacgacccagcaattccacagcttggtatatacccaaaagaattacaGGCATTCAAACAAAAACTATAtacagatgttcatagcagcactattcacaatagccaaaaggtaaagACAACCAAATTGATGTTTGGATAAACTGatgataaaatgtggtatatccatataatggaatattattcagccatagaaaagaaatgAGGCACTGATGAGCATTACAACAtgagtgaaccttgaaaacatgctaagtgaaagaagccaagcaCAAAAGGCTgaatatttacatgaaatattcagaatacgCAAATCCGTAGAAAcaggggaattccttggtggtccagtggttaggactgcgtGCTCTCACCGCcgaggacccaggttcaatcgctggttgggaaactaaaatcccacaagctgcgcagtgccaccgaaaaaagaaaaaaagtccatagagacagcagattagtggttactaAAGGCTAGTGGGAGTAGAGATTGGGAAGTAACTGCTTAATAGGTGTGGGAGTTCTTTTTGGGGTAACCGGTGttctggtgatggttgtacaacattgtgaatgtactgaatgccactgaattgtacactttaaaatggttaaaagaaaatacatatctTACTACAGTTTACAAAGAAGTACTGTACAATTAACACAAAGTCCATAGTGTAAAATCATATGAAATTTTTTAAGTCCTAGGGAAATACTTAGATTAACCAGTCCTCTGTTACAAGTTCATTTTAGGCCAAACAAAAAACCTGCTTAGTGCTGGTTTGGTGTTTAAAGAGGCCTGAAATGTTGATTCTGGAACAGGTTTCTTATAAGACGTGCCCTTAGCTGAGGAAATCCCCtgagaatgaaaaggaaattgTGCTGTGGCTGCCTGGCTTCCAAgttactgaggaaaaaaaattctttagaaaATCAATATAACTTAGAAGTATAACCACAGGCAATTTTACCTTACTTGGAGTAACAAGTTTCTGACATTGAAAGTACATCACTAGAATACATCTATTTGACAGCAGAAATGTTTATTGTATGCCATTTTTGCAGCAAGTACTACCAGCCTTATAAGCAAATATTAATGGTGTATGCTTTTCACTAACTTCTTAGTTCCTGAACAGaggccaataaagatgttttcgcATTGAAGACCAAATGAGTTTTCCATTTTGCTAAGTTTGGCCTGTTTAAAAACTCCAAGAGACAAGAGCACCCAAGAGTGGTAGAGTGCTAATTCATCCGTATTTATTTTAGAATACCTAAAGGTATTTCAGATTTCCAGGCATACTTCTTATTTGGTAACATGTTACCTTTCTTCATTGCAGGAATGTGGTATTTTAATGCCTTTGGGATTAAACCAAAATACAGATTTGAGTATGAAGTGTATTTTTGAACTAAAGAAAAACTTGTCGTCTAGCCCCAAACACTAGACATGTATGGAAATAACTAAAACTCAGAATGCTGAGTTCCAGAAGAGTGGCAGTAAGTACTAAGATGTTCAGGGGAGTAGAAAGAGTTTTCTAACGATGGAATCACATGAAGAAGAGTTATTTTTCTACAAATTAATATAAACCTTGAACTGGTGGAATGAAGAAAGGCCAGAATAAGAGGGTGTCTTAGCTAGTGAATAGCATGTGGTAAGGTTCATGAGAAACAGAGCTGCCTGGGTATGGTAGGGAAATAGTGTAAGATAAGGCTGCAAAGGTAAACTGGGGCCAAATTATGTAATTTGTTAGATGTAAAAGTGTGGGTTTTATTCATTTGACCACAGCCAGCCATTGAAGGTCTAGAGCCAAGAAAGTTTAATACAAGAACAGTGTAGGATAGACCGGAGCCAGTAATGGTCAGTGGTTGCTATAGTAGCTTTGCTGAGAGGCAACGAGGGTCCAGTCTAGGATGGTGGCagtgagtattttttttaaaagagtctaCAAAAGTTGTATCCGTTGGATTTGATGGGAACCAGTTGGAGGAGGAGAGGGTATGTGCATCAAATAAGTGCCATTCCCTATCCTAGGGACTTCATATACTATGTCATTTAACTTTCATGACAACCATGCAAAATTGGGATTGGTTTCCAAGATGCAGAGAAAAAAAGCTCAGAGGAGTTAAACAGTTCCCCAAATTACGTAGCCTTTAAGTGGCAAAGTCAGGATCCAAATTCAGGTCATctttgattccaaagcccatgctttgATTTTTAGTATGATTATCTTAGGAATGACAAGGAAAAAGTTGATTTGGGCGAAGTTAGTATGTTGTTTTGTTAGAGAATTTTAATACAAGATTGAAGCATACTCCTGAAGAGAGACTTGTGGGCTTGAAAAGGGGAAAGGCATGGTATATGATATGGAGTACATGTGAATAAAAGAAGTGCAGAGCAGGAGTAAGGACAGTGACCACTTGTGCCCAAGGGAAGTCAtggctcagaaaagacctgagaagaccttATGCTTACACATCAGGTTGATTCTTGGCACAGAGACAGCctacaacaataaataaaaataataaaaagttcaaatcttggggaaggaggagaatctgatttccaggaATCCCAcattattagattcaaatgtccagttttcaacaaaaaatatcacaaaatattcaaagaaacaggaaagtgtggttcattaaaaggaaaaaaagatcaaCAGAATCTGCCCCtgaagaagacctgatggcagatCTACTAGGCAAAGACTTTTAAACAACTGTCTTAAagatcaaagaactaaaggaagatgtggagaaagtcaaaaaaagaaaagtgaactttctgatttcaaaacttacaaaagctacagtaatcaaaacggtggtgctggcataaagatagacataatagaccaatggaatagaatagagagcccagaaataaacccttgcatatatggccaaataatttttttactcttttttttttttagtatagtatagttgatttacaatattgtgttagtttcaggtgtacggcaaagtgattcaattatttttttcagattatattccattataggttattacaaggtattgaatataattccacaTGCTAtagagtaaatccttgttgcttatctgttttatgttcagtaatttgtatctgttaatcccgtaCTCCTAATatgtcccttcttccctccctctcccctttggtaaccataagtttgttttctatgtgagtctgtttctgttttgtatgtagattcatttgtattgttttttagattccacatataagtgatatcatatagtacttgtctttctctgtctgacttcactacGTATAATATTGtctaggtccatcaatgttgctaCAAAAGgcaatatttcatgcttttttatgtctgagtaatatttttttgtaaaataatttttgacaaaaatgctaagaccattcaatggagaaaggacagtcttttcagcaaatgatactgggaaaactggctatccacatgcaaaagaaaaaagctggaccCTTAtttaacactgtatacaaaaattaactccaagtggattaaagacttaaatgtaagacctaaaattataaaactcttggaagaaaacagggCAAAGTTTGcaggacattggatttggcaatgatttcttggatatgacaccaaaggcacaggcaacaaaagaaaaaaatagataaattggacatcatgaaaattttttaaaatttgtgcaaTAAAAAAaccatcaacagagtaaaaaggcaatccacagaatgggagagaatatttgtaaatcatatatctgataagggattaatatccagacaTATAGAgtactcctaaaactcaacaacaacaaaaaaaacccaatttaaaaatgaccgaaggacttgaatagacgtttctccaaaaaagatagtcaaatggctaacaagcacatgaaaagatgctcaacatcactaatcattagggaaatgcaaatcaaaactacagtgagataccatgaAGCACCCACTAGAATAGCTACTatcaaagaaaaatggaaaataacaaatgttggcattgatatggagaaaatggaacccttgtgcacagtAAGTAGGAATGTAATATGGTATGGctgctgtagaaaacagtatggtgttcctcaaaaaattagaaataaaattaccatatgacccagcaattgcacttctgggtatatactcaaaagaatcgAAAGcaaggtcttgaagagatatttgtacacccatagtCATAGCaacgttattcacaatagctaaaatggcAACCCAAGtgtcatcaatggatgaatggataaacaaaatgtggtatatacatacagtggaatatttttcagccttaaaaagaaggaaattctgacacatgctacactgtggatgaaccctgaggacattatgctaagtgaagtaagcctgtcacaaaaagacaaacactgtatgatttcatttatatgaggtacttaagagtagtcaaaatcatggaGACAAAAGGTAGAATTGTGGTTGCTAGGGCCTGAGGTGGGGGAAATGAGGGGGGCAGGCGGCTAtagtttaatgggtatagagttttcgTTTACTAGATGAGAAGagttatggagatggatggtggtgatggttgcacaacattatgaatgtatttattataatatgactgaaatgtacacttaaaatggttaagatggtaaattttgtgtgtattttatcaaaatttttttaaaagagggagGGATCAAGGGCTCAGAGGTTGCAATAAGGTTGAAGATCCATTTCAGTAAGCGCCAAAAACCAgacaagaaattttttaaatttcagagttCAGATCTTAGAAGTAAGGTAGGTCCAAGGAATGACCAAATTTTGTGGTCAAGTTGTTAAGCGGCTAAAGTTGGGTAGAAATTAATGTCCTTGAAGTTAAGTTTAAGGAAAGATTGTAGAGAAATAGGAAATAACAATAACCAAATAAACTATCTCATGCTTCTACTGCAAGTTTTAAATTCTGTTTGATAATTTTAGCCAATATGGTTTGTTTTGCATGTTAAGTAAGGGAAAGTTTGTATTGTTGCAGTACTATCCTCTGCAAagccttttaaaatatgtgatttCTACACATGAAATTATAAATGAGTTGTTGAATTCTCCACATGCTGAGCATATATAAATTGCATAATTTCATGCTATCGCTCTACTGCTAATACTATGGACTTAAAGACTCTAACACATAGTCCATCAATTAGTTGCCCAATCCTTTACATTATTAGGggcaaaaattactttttttcagaTCTAATACCATTCTCCTCTGCCTCAACAAACATAGCAACATTATGCCTTAGCTTGCTTTGCTAGTTGACAAGTAGTAGTGAAAATTTGTCATAGTATAGGATTTATAAGAAACAATAGCatcttttaaatagttttttaaaaagtattggtAGATGGCATGCATTTATTTatacttctctctttcctccacctATCCCTATCCTACActtccctcacacacacactcacacacacacacacgcaagctTACTCGTGCATTCTCCTATAGGTTTTCTGgtgatgtgtatatataatttactAGAGCATTGCTACTCAAAGTGATGTCCATGGATCAGCAccattggcatcacctgggagcttgttagaactaTAGGTTCTGTAGCCTCGCATCAGATCTTTTgaatcagaatctgaattttaacaaggaacccAGATGATCTGTATATACATAAAACTCAAAGTTTACAGTGCTTCTCAAAGAAGTACTACCAGAATACTATGATTTCCAGCACGTCATGACTCAGActccttatctttaaaaaagcTGTCAACTCGTTCATTGGAAGACTTGTTTCCTCCTCCCTATTGCAATGTACTGCTAATCTGTGATTCTTAAAGTGTGGTCTGAGAATTCTGAGGGCCCCAAGAGCCTTTCAGGGAGTTCACGAGGTCCCCCCTTTTCCATTTACATAGCTCTGTGAGGCTAGATTTTCATCATacacttcaaccaaaacaacatgtTGCAGCAGAtcaaatgcagaagcagatacaaTAATGCAACT harbors:
- the ATP5MC3 gene encoding ATP synthase F(0) complex subunit C3, mitochondrial encodes the protein MFACAKLACTPALIRAGSRVAYRPISASVLSRPEARTGESSAVFNGAQNGVSQLIQREFQTSAVSRDIDTAAKFIGAGAATVGVAGSGAGIGTVFGSLIIGYARNPSLKQQLFSYAILGFALSEAMGLFCLMVAFLILFAM